The window TcgttttttatattcatatccaAAACTATATCCATTTAGAATCGAATAAATTCGTTCTTTTCGGATTTGgtttcagataaaattttgaatattcgtAAGTGTGGACATCCTTATCCATACTTGATCTTATGTGGGCAATCACTATTCAGATTCGTTCAAATAGACCCAATAGGTGCATTAATAACTTAAATACACTGATCGAGTTATGCCTGGAAGTTGAATagggtatattttttttacatatttccTTTTAGAatatgggtatatatatatagtatattaattaattattaagacCCAACCCAATCTAAGGATTtgattttctttcaatttttattttgaaaatttagaagatATATTTAGGAACAGATGTTTTTCAACGCAATGTGCAACAGGTGAGAattttagagggatatattgatatttgtctttttattaaattatcttTTGGCTTTTCCATCtatataatctatatctatatatctataacATACATGAATTCTCANGTTCGCCCCATTCCTTCTCTCAGTCACCGTACACCCTCCCATTCCTCTTCTCCTTAGTGGTCGTATACCCCCCATTCCTCTCGTCAGAAAAGTCCTTACCCTCTCCCATCTCCCTCACTCTTGCACTCTCCATCTTCACCCTCCTCCCTGCCTTTCTTCTCGCCCCTGCAGCCGCCCGGTACACCGTTCTCCTCGCCCCTTCCGCCTCTGCCGTCCTTTCTTTCTCCTCCGGCGCCGGTGCCGGCACACCACCTCTGTGAGAATCGTGGCTGAAACCAAGATAAAAGCTTTCCCTTTCCTTAAATTCAATGATAATGGGAAAACTTATATTAACTCAATGGGATTTTGTATTTGATGTAAGTAGGTTTCTTGCTTTTGTTCATATGATATGGCTAATTTTTTGTAGACTTAAACTGGTTGGTTTGGTTATGAACATGGAAACTGTTTGAGCTTGAAACTCCCTTTGGAGCTTATTATTAGTTTGCTATTGTCTTCTCTCTTTCATTGTGATTTTATTCTTTACTTGATTGTCTATATTCTACTTGGTTGCCACATTGTTATAATCTTCCTATTTTACCATCTCAGCACAATTACACTATTTTGAGTGAAGCTGATACAAGACAACGCCAAGAGGAGGACATAAGTAGAGTATCAACTGTACTCTCGATATCAAGATCAACAGCGTGTGTCCTTCTGCGCCATTATAATTGGTAAAAAATTTGCTCTTTGTCGAAAACTTGCCTTTGATTTTCAGAAGTTTATGTTGTTTATACAGTGTAATTATGTTCAACTGTGAAGTGCTTGCTTGGTATtgagaattttattatttggcTTCCCAGGAGTGTCAGTAAGGTTCATGATGAATGGTTTGCAGACGAAGAGAAGGCCCGGAAAGCTGTCGGTTTGTTGGAGCAGCCAGCGGATATGCCAAATGGTAGAGAAGTAAGTTTCTTTTACCAATGTTTTTATGCATGACCACATATTTATCTCCTTTGTGGAAAAGAATCACTGAGTAGATTTTGCACCCATCAATAACGTGATTGTGCTTGCTACAAATTCTTGCGTTTATGCCTGAGACCTGATTGGTTTTAGTGTTAAGATTTCCATAAAGGTGTCCTAATGAATAATATTCAAATCTGAATTTAtcataaataaagataaattctTAATGAAATAGGATCGCTTGATATGATatgtttttcccttttttcatCTATTTAAATAAAGGGTACTAATCTTGCCACCTTTTTACATGCCTTGTGGTAAATAATTACCCAGATTATCTGAGGTTCAGATAATGAGGTTCACATTACATCCAAACTTCGGGAGTTTGGTATACGCTGGAATTGGTGGAGGTGCTCGAGTTCTTTGAGATCTAGAGATTTCGGTTCTCTTTGTggaagaaaaagagggaaaggAGAGCTTTTGGATGgtaaaaaatgataaatcaaTCTTTATCCAATAGAAAAGGAGATTTCGGTTTATGTTTTCTCAATCTTTATCCAATATTAATCAATctttattatttgatattttcagGATGAACCAAAATGATAAAAGTTTTCTCGATTGAGTGATTTGGAACCGTTCATCATCTTTTTCGATGAAATGCCGATTGACTCTTATGCATCAATGCCAATTGACACTCATGGATCAATTATGCATCCTGTATATTTGGTTTTGATTGTTAAGGTATAAGAGGCAATGATGATAAAAATGATTCTTCCTTGAACAATGTTGATTTTGGAGGCTCCCTTACTTATTCAGGTTGATACAAATTCGAATCCCCTCTTATTTTCTTAGAATTTTGACATATAATTTAAGAGTTTTATGGCAAGGCAGCTTGGATGGCCTAAGCCAACCGTTGCAGCCATTtactcttaaaaatattttgggaaGATGAGAGGATTTGCGGTTATATATCGTTATGATTAAGCAAAAGTATATTTGAGCCTCTATCATTTGCTCTATATTTCATCACACTTGCTTTGGTTAATTGTACATTATTCTTATTAGTACTActgtttatattatattttgttactTTACCTGCCACAAAAAAGGGGTCAATTTTCTAAAAAGCCAAGCTCAAAGATTGTCGATTCAAGCttattttgaaactaaaagAGCCTCCGAAATAAGTGGAACATTAAAGAGAGCAAATATTATGCTTTTAGTTTGAAAGTTCAAATTgacttttgcttttctttttttttactggtAGATTTTGGTGAAGTTATGTGGTCTTTTTTCTCAAAGTGTTTGCTTTTCATTGCCGAGCTTGCTATGCTGTTTTCTACCTCTTAGTTGCTTGGTAGTATAGTTTTAATCTttcaatcatcaagatgtaagaaTTGCTATATATGACTTCTTAACAGTATGATGTTTCTTACATGCTTTGCTTCATAAGTCATGACTTTCTTCTCAGCTGGTATAGATTGGATAgttaattttgtaataaaaCCACATAATTGTTTTATTGTAATTTGGCTATTTTCATAAGGTGCGTaggattttatataaattttgaatcggGAATCCTAAGCGGGTACGATAGGGGCCTCCGCATTTTGCGCGAGCGGGGGCGTGCGGGCGAGCGGGCGCCGGCGCGCGGGCGCGAGCGGCGCGGGCGGGCGTGCCGACGAGGGCGGGCAAGGGCGCGGGCAGCCGAGCGTGCGGGCGCTGGTGCGGCGAGGGGATCCTAAAGGGGTACGGCAGCCTCCTCCGTGTTTTCCGCAAGCGGGGGCGGGTGCCAGCGCGCGGGCGCTGTGGCAGCGAACGAGCGAGGCGCTGGGCGAGGCGCTCCGCGTGGCGGGCAGGCGTGGGCGAGCCGCGTGGGCTAGGGCGGCGGCTCGCGGTGCTAGGGCACCAGCGAGGGGGCGCGAGCCGGTGCTCTCCGCGATCGGCGCGAATGGGCGAGCGGCAGGCTTCGGCGTGGATGCGGGCCGGCTCGCGAATGTGAGCCGGCGGCGAATGCGAGCCGGCGCGGGGGCggaattttttcctttttttttcccgcaCGGATCCCTTACCTATACCCACCTCCATACTCCCCGTACGCCCCTCCATACCTCTCTCCCATGCTGCCACCCCATACCCTCCTCCATACCCCTCTCCATGGTGccagtacctttttttttttctctttttttcgcATGCCTCCCTCACTCTCTTACCCTCACATAACCGCGACTCCTCCATCCTTTTCCTCCTCCCCGCCCCCTTTCTCCTCGCCCTATTTGCTGGCTATCGCAAGCGGGCGCAAGCGGGCGGCATGAGCGGGGGCGGGCGGGAGAGCGGGCGCCGACGCGGACGCGAGCTCGCGCGGggcgggttttttttttctttttttttgtgtaaactTATAATTTGGCCGGCAGGGCCATCTCCGGCTCCCTCTTCTCCATCCTCTGCCTTCTCCCTGTCCACTTCCTCATCGCCTTCTGCGTTGCCTagcaccgcctccgccgctgctGGGTTCAAGGAGGCAAAACCCTCTCAAAACGTTATCTCTCTCTATGGCGCGTGGTGGTGGTGCAGGCGATGGCAGCGGAAAGTGAATGAGTTGTGATGTGCTTAGGTTATCCAGATTTCTTATTAAGTTTATGTTTGAGAGCAAATGATTCTTGCTGATTTCATCTGGTCATGTTTTGATTACTTAGGTCGGAACTTTGCAGAGCATACTCCAGCAATCCGATCCACATCGGCGGGAAAGCCATCAGTTTCTGTTCGTCCAGCATCAACCATCGTACTGTTTAGTGCTTAGAATTTAGTATATACGATGTCTACAATTGTTTCACATGATATAATGCGGTGACAGGACAATACTgtgatttttgtaaatagaaaCTTTAGTGTGTATGTAGATGCCATAccaatttgatttttgaaaaaccAGATTTATGATCACTTGATAAtagttttacttttgtttttaattCCTGTTTGCTAAGCTGCGAagtttatcatattttagaataCAATGCTAACATGATTAAACAATAAACAGTTGCATAGTTTATCACTCAGGTTCGTATTGCGGTTTACTGTATAGGGCAATTATCACGATTCAGGGAATTTTAGCAACTTTGAACCTGACTGAGATAGATGCTGGCTAAATGGATTGCtatttagttatattattttagtagcTGCTATAATTAAAAGATTTATTTCAACAATTCATTTCAATATCATTGTTGTATCCTGAAATATGTGTTTATTATTTACATGCTTTGCAACTGATTGcgtttttttatctttttctgaGTTTATATAGGGTCGCCCATTATGGAGACCTTGCTACTACTACAACAACTACTAATACTACTACTACCTGGAGGCGGATGAGGGCGTCGATCTCGGCGTTGTGGTGGCAGAGGTGGGAGAGGAGGAGGTCATAGGCgagaggggagggggaggagcccaccgcggcggaggcggcggcgtNGATCTGGCTCTCGGCCGCGAGCTGCCGCACCTTCTCCTCCAGCTCCGCGTTGCGGCGCCGCGCGGCCTCCAGCTCCACCTCCTTCTCCCGCAGCCGCCCAGCAGCGCCCCGCAATGCCGCTTCCGCGCCTCCTCCAGCCCCGATCGGAGCCTCTCGTTCTGCAACAGACCAATCCATCGGTCGATACAATAATCAGAGACGCGATTCTAAGGATCGATAGGATGATGGACTAGGGTTTGTAGTTGatcactgctgctgctgctgctactactaccTGGAGGCGGACGAGGGCGTCGATCTCGGCGTTGTGGTGGCAGAGGTGGGAGAGGAGGAGGTCGTAGGCGAGAGGGGAGGGGGACGCGCGTCAAATCTGAAACTTCTATTATTGCTTTtgctattactttttttttttctctacttcttttctttttctttttctgcctTTTATTATTGCGAATAAACAAAATTAGTACTGTTACAcgtacttttcttttttttttcctaaatagATTGGGTTGGCTATCTAAACAATTAGCTATTTGTGCCTGTGCAGTAAGGAACTGGAAATGAGTGCAATTTATATTCTTGCCTTGATATCTTGAAAATATATCAACACATTGATGTATTCTACACTAATTTGTTGCCGTGCTAATTCCTCTCTTTTTATATTCCTATAATTATAAACTTTCTCTTAATCTGACATTTTCTGTGACAATAGGAGCACCTATTATTGGTATTAACTGAAGTTGGGTGCTTTCTTTTGGGAATCCAAAGCAATTTTGCGCCTTCTTTGAACTTGGAGCAATTTCGGCTAGAGTATTGTGAGCGCCTTCTTCGTCTTCGAAGTATGAGATAAGGAGTTACCCTACTCTGAAGATTCTACGAGATGGTGGCAAGCACATTCAAGATTACAAAGGTTCTCGAAATGCT is drawn from Ananas comosus cultivar F153 unplaced genomic scaffold, ASM154086v1, whole genome shotgun sequence and contains these coding sequences:
- the LOC109706019 gene encoding probable E3 ubiquitin-protein ligase ARI7 isoform X1 (The sequence of the model RefSeq protein was modified relative to this genomic sequence to represent the inferred CDS: added 165 bases not found in genome assembly) translates to MDSEDDMHDANDLESPDDDFYSGDTAMGSDDGDGDYDFVDNELDDSEDIASHRQQHNYTILSEADTRQRQEEDISRVSTVLSISRSTACVLLRHYNWSVSKVHDEWFADEEKARKAVGLLEQPADMPNGREVGTLQSILQQSDPHRRESHQFLFVQHQPSLYRVAHYGDLATTTTTTNTTTTWRRMRASISALWWQRWERRRS
- the LOC109706019 gene encoding probable E3 ubiquitin-protein ligase ARI7 isoform X3 (The sequence of the model RefSeq protein was modified relative to this genomic sequence to represent the inferred CDS: added 165 bases not found in genome assembly); its protein translation is MDSEDDMHDANDLESPDDDFYSGDTAMGSDDGDGDYDFVDNELDDSEDIASHRQQHNYTILSEADTRQRQEEDISRVSTVLSISRSTACVLLRHYNWSVSKVHDEWFADEEKARKAVGLLEQPADMPNGREVGTLQSILQQSDPHRRESHQFLVAHYGDLATTTTTTNTTTTWRRMRASISALWWQRWERRRS
- the LOC109706019 gene encoding probable E3 ubiquitin-protein ligase ARI7 isoform X2 (The sequence of the model RefSeq protein was modified relative to this genomic sequence to represent the inferred CDS: added 165 bases not found in genome assembly): MDSEDDMHDANDLESPDDDFYSGDTAMGSDDGDGDYDFVDNELDDSEDIASHRQQHNYTILSEADTRQRQEEDISRVSTVLSISRSTACVLLRHYNWSVSKVHDEWFADEEKARKAVGLLEQPADMPNGREVGTLQSILQQSDPHRRESHQFLFVQHQPSVAHYGDLATTTTTTNTTTTWRRMRASISALWWQRWERRRS